The following coding sequences lie in one Klebsiella huaxiensis genomic window:
- the truB gene encoding tRNA pseudouridine(55) synthase TruB — MSRPRRRGRDVHGVLLLDKPQGASSNDVLQKVKRIYNANRAGHTGALDPLATGMLPICLGEATKFSQYLLDSDKRYRVIAKLGQRTDTSDADGQVVEERAMTFSAEQLAAALDSFRGETQQVPSMYSALKYQGKKLYEYARQGIEVPRESRPITVYELLFIRHEGDELELEIHCSKGTYIRTIIDDLGEKLGCGAHVIFLRRLAVSKYPVERMVTLEQLQALVEQANTQDIPAAQLLDPLLMPMDSPASDYPLVNIPETSAVYFKNGNPVRTSGAGLHGLVRVTEGEEEKFLGMGEIDDEGRVAPRRLVVEYPA, encoded by the coding sequence ATGAGTCGTCCTCGTCGTCGCGGTCGTGATGTGCACGGCGTATTGTTGCTGGATAAACCGCAAGGTGCGTCCAGTAACGACGTGCTACAGAAAGTAAAACGTATTTATAACGCCAACCGGGCCGGGCACACTGGTGCACTGGATCCTCTTGCGACCGGTATGCTGCCGATTTGCCTTGGGGAAGCGACCAAATTTTCCCAGTATCTGCTGGATTCCGATAAGCGCTACCGTGTGATTGCTAAGCTTGGTCAGCGTACTGATACTTCCGATGCCGATGGGCAGGTCGTGGAAGAACGTGCGATGACCTTTAGCGCGGAACAGCTTGCTGCGGCACTCGACAGCTTCCGTGGGGAAACCCAGCAGGTACCGTCGATGTATTCGGCGCTGAAATACCAAGGGAAAAAACTGTACGAATATGCCCGTCAGGGGATTGAAGTACCACGTGAATCCCGACCAATTACAGTCTATGAGCTACTGTTCATCCGTCATGAAGGTGATGAACTTGAGCTGGAAATTCACTGTTCTAAAGGTACCTACATTCGCACAATTATCGATGATCTAGGTGAGAAACTTGGCTGCGGTGCGCATGTGATTTTCCTGCGTCGTCTTGCGGTCAGTAAATACCCGGTTGAGCGGATGGTGACACTGGAGCAGCTGCAGGCTCTGGTTGAGCAGGCTAATACGCAAGATATTCCAGCAGCGCAGCTTTTGGACCCGTTACTGATGCCAATGGACAGTCCCGCTTCGGATTATCCGCTGGTTAATATTCCGGAAACTTCGGCAGTATACTTTAAAAACGGTAACCCCGTTCGTACCTCGGGCGCGGGGCTGCACGGATTAGTTCGTGTGACCGAAGGTGAAGAAGAAAAGTTTCTTGGCATGGGTGAGATTGACGACGAAGGCCGTGTGGCTCCCCGTCGGCTGGTGGTTGAATACCCTGCCTGA
- the pnp gene encoding polyribonucleotide nucleotidyltransferase produces MLNPIVRKFQYGQHTVTLETGMMARQATAAVMVSMDDTAVFVTVVGQKKAKPGQDFFPLTVNYQERTYAAGRIPGSFFRREGRPSEGETLIARLIDRPVRPLFPEGFVNEVQVIATVVSVNPQVNPDIVAMIGASAALSLSGIPFNGPIGAARVGYLNDQYVLNPTQDELKESKLNLVVAGTEGAVLMVESEAELLSEDQMLGAVVFGHDQQQVVIQAINDLVKEAGKPRWDWQPEAVNEALNARVAALAEARLSDAYRITDKQERYAQVDVIKSETIATLVAEDETLDANELGEILHAIEKNVVRSRVLAGEPRIDGREKDMIRGLDVRTGVLPRTHGSALFTRGETQALVTATLGTTRDAQNLDELMGERTDNFLFHYNFPPYCVGETGMVGSPKRREIGHGRLAKRGVLAVMPDLDKFPYTVRVVSEITESNGSSSMASVCGASLALMDAGVPIKAAVAGIAMGLVKEGENFVVLSDILGDEDHLGDMDFKVAGTRDGISALQMDIKIEGITKEIMQVALNQAKGARLHILGVMEQAINAPRGDISQFAPRIHTIKISPDKIKDVIGKGGSVIRALTEETGTTIEIEDDGTVKIAATDGEKAKYAIRRIEEITAEIEVGRIYNGKVTRIVDFGAFVAIGGGKEGLVHISQIADKRVEKVTDYLQMGQEVPVKVLEVDRQGRVRLSIKEATEQTQPANAPEAPAAEQGE; encoded by the coding sequence TTGCTTAATCCGATCGTTCGTAAATTCCAGTACGGCCAACATACCGTAACGCTGGAAACTGGCATGATGGCGCGTCAGGCAACTGCCGCCGTAATGGTAAGCATGGATGACACTGCGGTATTTGTTACCGTTGTTGGTCAGAAAAAAGCGAAACCAGGCCAGGACTTCTTTCCGCTGACCGTTAACTATCAGGAGCGTACCTACGCTGCTGGTCGTATTCCGGGTAGCTTCTTCCGTCGTGAAGGCCGTCCGAGTGAAGGCGAAACGTTGATCGCGCGTCTGATTGACCGCCCGGTTCGTCCGCTGTTCCCGGAAGGCTTCGTTAACGAAGTCCAGGTTATTGCAACTGTCGTTTCCGTTAACCCGCAGGTTAACCCGGATATCGTGGCAATGATTGGTGCATCTGCTGCCCTGTCCCTGTCCGGCATTCCGTTCAACGGCCCTATCGGCGCTGCACGTGTTGGTTATCTCAATGACCAATACGTACTGAACCCGACTCAGGACGAGCTGAAGGAAAGCAAGCTGAACCTGGTTGTTGCCGGTACAGAAGGTGCTGTGCTGATGGTTGAATCCGAAGCGGAACTGCTGAGTGAAGACCAGATGCTGGGTGCTGTTGTGTTTGGTCACGATCAGCAGCAGGTTGTTATCCAGGCGATCAACGACCTGGTAAAAGAAGCCGGTAAACCACGCTGGGATTGGCAGCCTGAAGCCGTAAACGAAGCGCTGAATGCGCGGGTTGCTGCGCTGGCTGAAGCTCGCCTGAGCGATGCTTACCGCATCACTGACAAACAAGAGCGTTATGCTCAGGTTGACGTGATCAAATCTGAAACCATCGCTACTCTGGTTGCGGAAGATGAAACCCTGGACGCTAACGAACTGGGTGAAATCCTGCACGCTATCGAGAAAAACGTTGTTCGTAGCCGCGTACTGGCAGGCGAGCCGCGTATTGATGGTCGCGAAAAAGACATGATCCGCGGTCTGGACGTTCGTACTGGCGTACTGCCACGTACTCACGGTTCTGCACTGTTCACCCGTGGCGAAACTCAGGCGCTGGTTACCGCGACCCTTGGCACCACCCGTGATGCACAGAACCTCGACGAGCTGATGGGCGAGCGCACTGACAACTTCCTGTTCCACTACAACTTCCCTCCGTACTGCGTAGGCGAGACTGGCATGGTTGGTTCTCCGAAGCGTCGTGAAATCGGTCATGGTCGTCTGGCGAAACGCGGTGTGCTGGCAGTGATGCCGGATCTGGACAAATTCCCGTACACCGTACGTGTTGTGTCTGAAATCACCGAATCCAATGGTTCTTCTTCCATGGCTTCCGTGTGTGGTGCTTCTCTGGCGCTGATGGACGCAGGTGTGCCGATTAAAGCCGCCGTTGCGGGTATCGCAATGGGTCTGGTGAAAGAAGGCGAGAACTTTGTTGTTCTGTCTGACATCCTTGGCGATGAAGATCACCTGGGCGATATGGACTTCAAAGTGGCGGGTACCCGCGATGGTATCTCTGCGCTGCAGATGGATATCAAAATTGAAGGTATCACCAAAGAGATCATGCAGGTTGCTCTGAACCAGGCTAAAGGTGCGCGTCTGCACATCCTGGGCGTGATGGAACAGGCGATCAACGCGCCGCGCGGCGACATCTCTCAGTTCGCTCCGCGTATCCATACCATTAAGATCAGCCCGGACAAGATCAAAGACGTTATCGGTAAGGGCGGTTCTGTTATTCGTGCTCTGACCGAAGAAACCGGCACTACTATCGAAATCGAAGATGATGGTACTGTGAAGATCGCAGCGACCGACGGTGAGAAAGCGAAGTATGCTATCCGTCGTATCGAAGAGATCACTGCTGAGATCGAAGTTGGCCGTATCTACAATGGTAAAGTGACCCGTATCGTTGACTTTGGCGCGTTTGTTGCCATTGGCGGCGGTAAAGAAGGTCTGGTTCATATTTCTCAAATCGCCGATAAGCGCGTTGAGAAAGTGACTGACTACCTGCAGATGGGTCAGGAAGTACCGGTTAAAGTTCTGGAAGTTGACCGCCAGGGCCGTGTCCGTCTGAGCATTAAAGAAGCAACTGAACAAACTCAGCCTGCGAACGCGCCGGAAGCTCCGGCCGCTGAACAGGGCGAGTAA
- the infB gene encoding translation initiation factor IF-2, producing the protein MTDVTIKALASEIQTSVDRLIQQFADAGIRKSVDDSVTAQEKQTLLTHLNREHGSAPDKLTLQRKTRSTLNIPGTGGKSKSVQIEVRKKRTFVKRDPQEAERLAAEEQAQREAEEQARREAEESAKREAQLKAEREAAEQAKRELAEKAKREAAEKDKVSNQQTDDMTKTAQAEKSRRENEAAELKRKSEEEARRKLEEEARRVAEEARRMAQENEKNWTETPETPEETTDYHVTTSQHARQAEDDNDREVEGGRGRTRSTKAARPAKKGNKHAESKADREEARAAVRGGKGGKHRKGSALQQGFQKPAQAVNRDVVIGETITVGDLANKMAVKGSQVIKAMMKLGAMATINQVIDQETAQLVAEEMGHKVTLRRENELEEAVMSDRDTGAAAEPRAPVVTIMGHVDHGKTSLLDYIRSTKVASGEAGGITQHIGAYHVETDNGMITFLDTPGHAAFTSMRARGAQATDIVVLVVAADDGVMPQTIEAIQHAKAAQVPLVVAVNKIDKPEADMDRVKNELSQYGVMPEEWGGEAQFIPVSAKAGTGIDDLLNAILLQAEVLELKAVRNGMASGAVIESFLDKGRGPVATVLVREGTLHKGDIVLCGFEYGRVRAMRNELGQEVLEAGPSIPVEILGLSGVPAAGDEVTVVRDEKKAREVALYRQGKFREVKLARQQKSKLENMFANMTEGEVHEVNVVLKADVQGSVEAISDSLLKLSTDEVKVKIIGSGVGGITETDATLAAASNAILVGFNVRADASARKVIDAESLDLRYYSVIYHLIDEVKAAMSGMLSPELKQQIIGLAEVRDVFKSPKFGAIAGCMVTEGTIKRHNPIRVLRDNVVIYEGELESLRRFKDDVNEVRNGMECGIGVKNYNDVRVGDMIEVFEIIEIQRTID; encoded by the coding sequence ATGACAGATGTGACCATTAAAGCGCTGGCCTCAGAAATTCAGACCTCTGTGGATCGCCTGATACAGCAATTTGCTGATGCAGGGATTCGCAAATCGGTTGATGATTCTGTGACCGCGCAAGAGAAGCAAACCTTGTTGACGCACCTGAACCGTGAACACGGCTCGGCGCCCGACAAGCTGACGCTGCAGCGCAAAACGCGCAGCACGTTAAATATTCCAGGTACCGGTGGAAAGAGTAAATCGGTACAAATCGAAGTCCGCAAGAAACGCACCTTTGTGAAACGCGATCCGCAAGAGGCTGAACGCCTTGCCGCGGAAGAGCAGGCGCAGCGTGAAGCGGAAGAGCAAGCCCGTCGTGAGGCAGAAGAATCGGCCAAACGCGAGGCGCAATTAAAAGCTGAACGTGAGGCCGCAGAACAAGCTAAACGTGAACTCGCTGAGAAAGCGAAACGTGAAGCCGCGGAAAAAGACAAAGTGAGCAATCAACAAACCGACGATATGACCAAAACCGCCCAGGCTGAGAAGTCCCGCCGCGAGAACGAAGCTGCGGAGCTGAAGCGCAAATCGGAAGAAGAAGCACGCCGCAAACTTGAAGAAGAAGCGCGCCGTGTAGCGGAAGAAGCACGCCGTATGGCTCAAGAAAATGAAAAAAACTGGACTGAAACTCCAGAAACCCCTGAAGAAACTACCGACTATCACGTAACGACTTCTCAGCATGCGCGTCAGGCTGAAGATGATAACGATCGTGAAGTAGAAGGTGGTCGTGGTCGTACCCGTAGTACTAAGGCTGCGCGTCCGGCGAAGAAAGGTAATAAACACGCTGAGTCTAAAGCCGATCGTGAAGAAGCCCGTGCAGCTGTTCGCGGTGGCAAAGGCGGCAAGCATCGTAAAGGTTCTGCTCTGCAACAAGGTTTCCAGAAGCCAGCTCAGGCAGTTAACCGTGATGTTGTGATTGGCGAAACCATCACCGTTGGCGATCTGGCGAACAAAATGGCAGTCAAAGGCTCTCAGGTCATCAAAGCAATGATGAAATTGGGCGCAATGGCTACCATCAACCAGGTCATCGACCAGGAAACCGCACAGCTGGTTGCCGAAGAGATGGGCCACAAAGTGACCCTGCGTCGTGAGAATGAGCTGGAAGAAGCGGTAATGAGCGACCGTGATACTGGCGCTGCTGCTGAACCGCGGGCACCGGTTGTGACCATCATGGGTCACGTCGACCACGGTAAAACTTCTCTGCTCGACTATATTCGTTCAACTAAAGTCGCATCCGGCGAAGCGGGTGGTATTACCCAGCATATCGGTGCTTATCACGTTGAAACTGATAACGGTATGATCACCTTCCTGGATACCCCGGGTCACGCCGCATTTACTTCCATGCGTGCTCGTGGTGCGCAGGCGACAGATATTGTTGTTCTGGTTGTTGCTGCCGATGATGGCGTTATGCCGCAGACTATTGAAGCTATCCAGCACGCGAAAGCGGCGCAGGTTCCTTTAGTCGTTGCGGTAAACAAAATCGACAAACCAGAAGCTGATATGGATCGCGTTAAGAACGAACTGTCCCAGTACGGTGTTATGCCGGAAGAGTGGGGCGGCGAAGCGCAGTTCATCCCTGTATCTGCAAAAGCGGGTACCGGTATTGACGATTTGCTGAATGCTATCCTGCTGCAGGCTGAAGTTCTGGAACTGAAAGCGGTTCGCAATGGTATGGCGAGCGGCGCGGTTATCGAATCCTTCCTTGATAAAGGTCGTGGTCCGGTTGCTACCGTTCTGGTTCGTGAAGGCACGCTGCATAAGGGCGATATCGTTCTGTGTGGCTTCGAGTATGGTCGCGTTCGTGCAATGCGTAACGAACTGGGTCAGGAAGTACTGGAAGCGGGTCCGTCCATTCCGGTTGAAATCCTCGGTCTGTCCGGTGTTCCGGCTGCCGGTGATGAAGTGACCGTTGTTCGTGACGAGAAAAAAGCGCGTGAAGTTGCGTTGTATCGTCAGGGTAAATTCCGCGAAGTTAAGCTGGCGCGTCAGCAGAAGTCTAAACTCGAGAACATGTTTGCTAACATGACCGAAGGCGAAGTTCACGAAGTGAACGTCGTACTGAAAGCGGACGTTCAGGGTTCTGTGGAAGCGATCTCCGATTCTTTACTGAAACTGTCTACCGACGAAGTGAAAGTGAAGATTATCGGTTCCGGCGTAGGTGGTATCACCGAAACCGACGCAACCCTGGCGGCTGCATCCAACGCTATTCTGGTTGGCTTTAACGTACGTGCCGATGCATCTGCCCGTAAAGTTATCGACGCGGAAAGTCTGGATCTGCGCTACTACTCCGTCATCTATCATCTGATCGACGAAGTGAAAGCGGCAATGAGCGGCATGCTGTCTCCGGAACTGAAACAGCAGATTATTGGTCTTGCTGAAGTGCGTGATGTGTTCAAATCACCGAAATTCGGTGCCATCGCGGGCTGTATGGTTACCGAAGGGACGATTAAACGTCATAACCCAATCCGCGTACTGCGTGACAACGTGGTTATCTATGAAGGTGAGCTGGAATCCCTGCGTCGCTTCAAAGATGACGTTAACGAAGTCCGTAACGGCATGGAATGTGGTATCGGTGTTAAGAACTACAACGATGTTCGCGTTGGCGATATGATCGAAGTGTTCGAAATTATCGAGATTCAACGTACCATCGATTAA
- the rbfA gene encoding 30S ribosome-binding factor RbfA, with amino-acid sequence MAKEFGRPQRVAQEMQKEIAIILQREIKDPRLGMMTTVSGVEMSRDLAYAKVFVTFLNDQDEAAVKAGIKALQEASGFIRSLLGKAMRLRIVPELTFFYDNSLVEGMRMSNLVTSVVKHDDERRVNPDDSKED; translated from the coding sequence ATGGCGAAAGAATTTGGTCGCCCGCAGCGCGTAGCGCAGGAGATGCAAAAAGAGATTGCTATCATCCTGCAACGCGAAATTAAAGACCCGCGCCTGGGCATGATGACGACCGTTTCCGGCGTGGAAATGTCTCGCGATCTGGCCTATGCCAAAGTGTTTGTTACCTTTCTGAACGACCAGGATGAAGCCGCTGTAAAAGCGGGTATCAAAGCGTTGCAGGAAGCATCCGGTTTTATCCGCTCTCTGCTGGGGAAAGCAATGCGCCTGCGTATCGTTCCTGAGCTGACGTTCTTCTACGACAACTCATTAGTAGAAGGGATGCGCATGTCGAATCTGGTAACCAGCGTGGTGAAGCATGATGATGAACGTCGTGTGAACCCGGACGACAGCAAGGAGGACTAA
- the rpsO gene encoding 30S ribosomal protein S15, whose translation MSLSVEAKAKIVSEFGRGENDSGSTEVQVALLTAQINHLQGHFAEHKKDHHSRRGLLRMVSQRRKLLDYLKRKDVARYSSLIERLGLRR comes from the coding sequence ATGTCTCTAAGCGTTGAAGCTAAAGCAAAAATCGTTTCTGAGTTTGGTCGTGGCGAAAACGACAGCGGTTCTACTGAAGTTCAGGTTGCCCTGCTGACTGCACAGATCAACCACCTGCAAGGTCACTTTGCAGAGCACAAAAAAGATCACCACAGCCGTCGTGGTCTGCTGCGTATGGTTTCTCAGCGTCGTAAACTGCTCGACTACCTGAAACGTAAAGATGTTGCACGTTACTCTTCGCTGATTGAGCGTCTGGGTCTGCGTCGCTAA
- the yrbN gene encoding protein YrbN produces MKITVNFHDELCRLAAINFEAHVLHG; encoded by the coding sequence ATGAAAATTACCGTAAATTTTCACGATGAGTTATGTAGACTGGCCGCCATTAATTTTGAGGCACACGTACTACATGGCTGA
- the nlpI gene encoding lipoprotein NlpI, producing the protein MKPFLRWCFVATALTLAGCSNSAWRKDAVLAVPLQPTLQQEVILARMEQILASRALTDDERAQLLYERGVLYDSLGLRALARNDFSQALAIRPDMPEVFNYLGIYLTQAGNFDAAYEAFDSVLELDPTYNYAHLNRGIALYYGGRAKLAQDDLLAFYQDDPNDPFRSLWLYLAERKLDEKQALEALRQRLDKSDKEQWGWNIVGFYLGDISEKELMDRLKADATDNTSLAEHLSETNFYLGKYYLSLGDKDSATALFKLAVANNVHNYVEHRYALLELSLLGQEQDDLAESDQQ; encoded by the coding sequence ATGAAGCCTTTTTTGCGCTGGTGTTTCGTGGCGACAGCTCTCACGCTGGCAGGATGCAGCAATTCTGCCTGGCGTAAGGACGCAGTCCTCGCGGTGCCATTGCAACCGACTTTGCAGCAAGAAGTGATTCTGGCGCGCATGGAACAAATTCTTGCCAGTCGGGCTTTAACCGATGACGAACGCGCACAGCTTTTATATGAGCGCGGAGTGTTGTATGATAGTCTCGGTCTGAGGGCATTAGCGCGAAATGATTTTTCACAAGCGCTGGCAATCCGACCAGATATGCCTGAAGTATTCAATTACTTAGGCATTTATTTAACGCAGGCAGGCAATTTTGATGCTGCCTATGAAGCGTTTGATTCTGTACTTGAGCTTGATCCAACTTACAACTACGCGCACTTAAATCGCGGCATCGCTCTGTATTACGGTGGTCGTGCTAAGTTAGCGCAAGATGATCTGCTGGCGTTTTATCAAGACGATCCCAATGATCCTTTCCGAAGCCTGTGGCTTTATCTCGCTGAGCGTAAGCTCGATGAGAAGCAGGCGCTTGAAGCACTGAGACAGCGCTTAGACAAGTCGGACAAAGAACAATGGGGATGGAACATTGTCGGGTTCTACCTTGGCGACATTAGCGAAAAAGAGCTAATGGACCGTCTGAAGGCAGACGCAACGGATAACACCTCGCTCGCTGAGCATCTCAGTGAAACCAACTTCTATTTAGGTAAGTACTACCTAAGTCTGGGGGACAAGGACAGCGCTACGGCACTGTTCAAACTGGCGGTCGCAAACAACGTTCATAACTACGTTGAGCACCGATACGCATTGTTGGAATTATCGCTCTTGGGCCAGGAGCAAGATGACCTGGCAGAATCGGACCAGCAATAG
- the nusA gene encoding transcription termination factor NusA, with amino-acid sequence MNKEILAVVEAVSNEKALPREKIFEALESALATATKKKYEQEIDVRVEIDRKSGDFDTYRRWLVVEEVTMPTREITLEAARYEDESMNPGDYVEDQIESVTFDRITTQTAKQVIVQKVREAERAMVVDQFREHEGEIITGVVKKVNRDNITLDLGSNAEAVILREDMLPRENFRPGDRIRGVLYAVRPEARGAQLFVTRSKPEMLIELFRIEVPEIGEEVLEIKAAARDPGSRAKIAVKTNDKRIDPVGACVGMRGARVQAVSTELGGERIDIVLWDDNPAQFVINAMAPADVASIVVDEDKHTMDIAVEAGNLAQAIGRNGQNVRLASQLSGWELNVMTVDDLQAKHQAEAHAAIDTFTKYLDIDEDFATLLVEEGFATLEELAYVPMKELLEIDGLDESTVEALRERAKNALTTLALAKEESLGDSKPADDLLNLEGLDRSLAFTLAARGVCTLEDLAEQGIDDLADIEGLTDEKAGELIMAARNICWFGDEA; translated from the coding sequence ATGAACAAAGAAATTTTGGCTGTTGTTGAAGCCGTTTCCAACGAAAAGGCGCTGCCACGTGAGAAGATTTTCGAAGCGTTGGAAAGTGCGCTAGCAACGGCTACCAAGAAAAAATACGAGCAAGAGATCGATGTTCGCGTAGAAATCGACCGTAAAAGCGGTGATTTCGATACCTACCGTCGCTGGCTGGTCGTCGAAGAAGTGACAATGCCGACTCGTGAGATCACGCTGGAAGCTGCACGCTACGAAGACGAAAGCATGAATCCTGGCGACTACGTCGAAGATCAGATCGAATCCGTCACTTTTGACCGTATCACTACACAGACAGCGAAGCAGGTTATCGTACAAAAAGTGCGTGAAGCCGAGCGTGCAATGGTCGTCGATCAGTTCCGTGAGCACGAAGGTGAAATTATCACCGGCGTAGTGAAAAAGGTGAATCGCGACAATATTACGCTGGATCTTGGTAGTAATGCTGAAGCTGTGATCCTGCGTGAAGATATGCTGCCGCGTGAAAACTTCCGTCCGGGCGATCGTATCCGTGGTGTACTGTATGCAGTACGCCCAGAAGCACGTGGTGCTCAGCTATTTGTCACCCGTTCTAAACCAGAAATGCTGATCGAATTGTTCCGCATTGAGGTTCCAGAAATTGGTGAAGAAGTTCTCGAAATTAAAGCCGCCGCTCGCGACCCTGGCTCTCGTGCTAAAATCGCAGTGAAAACCAACGACAAGCGTATTGACCCGGTCGGTGCTTGCGTAGGTATGCGCGGTGCGCGCGTTCAGGCAGTTTCAACTGAGCTGGGTGGTGAACGTATCGATATCGTTCTTTGGGACGATAATCCGGCGCAGTTCGTGATTAACGCGATGGCACCGGCTGACGTTGCGTCTATCGTGGTGGATGAAGACAAACACACCATGGATATCGCAGTAGAAGCAGGCAATCTGGCGCAGGCAATTGGTCGTAATGGTCAAAACGTGCGTCTTGCTTCGCAACTGAGTGGTTGGGAACTCAACGTTATGACCGTTGACGACCTACAGGCTAAGCATCAGGCTGAAGCCCATGCAGCAATTGATACCTTCACTAAATATCTTGATATTGATGAAGATTTCGCCACACTGCTGGTTGAAGAAGGTTTCGCCACTCTGGAAGAACTGGCCTACGTGCCAATGAAAGAACTGCTAGAAATTGACGGTCTGGATGAATCCACCGTTGAAGCACTTCGTGAGCGTGCGAAAAATGCGCTGACCACGCTGGCGCTGGCTAAGGAAGAAAGCCTGGGAGACAGCAAACCTGCAGATGATTTATTGAATCTGGAAGGTTTGGACCGCTCTCTGGCATTTACCCTGGCTGCCCGTGGTGTTTGTACGCTGGAAGATCTCGCCGAGCAGGGCATTGATGATCTGGCTGATATCGAAGGCTTAACTGACGAAAAAGCCGGAGAGCTCATCATGGCCGCACGTAATATTTGTTGGTTCGGCGACGAAGCGTAA
- the rimP gene encoding ribosome maturation factor RimP has protein sequence MSTLEQKLTEMLTAPVEALGFELVGIEFIRSRTSTLRIYIDSENGINVDDCADVSHQVSAVMDVEDPITVAYNLEVSSPGLERPMFTAEHYERFSGEEVSLVLRMAVQNRRKWQGIIKAVDGEMITVTVEGKDEVFALSNIQKANLVPHF, from the coding sequence TTGTCCACATTAGAGCAAAAATTAACAGAGATGCTCACTGCGCCAGTTGAAGCGCTTGGCTTTGAGCTGGTTGGCATCGAATTTATTCGCAGTCGCACATCCACACTGCGCATCTATATTGATAGTGAAAATGGCATCAATGTTGATGATTGTGCTGATGTGAGCCACCAGGTCAGTGCTGTCATGGATGTCGAAGACCCGATCACCGTCGCTTATAATCTGGAGGTTTCTTCCCCAGGTCTTGAGCGTCCAATGTTTACCGCCGAACACTATGAGCGTTTCTCCGGTGAAGAGGTTTCGCTGGTTCTGCGCATGGCGGTACAAAACCGACGCAAATGGCAGGGCATTATCAAAGCGGTAGACGGTGAGATGATCACGGTAACCGTCGAAGGCAAAGATGAAGTGTTCGCGCTGAGTAACATCCAGAAGGCGAACCTGGTTCCCCACTTTTAA